In Luteitalea sp., the following are encoded in one genomic region:
- a CDS encoding MFS transporter — MAGADRGGARGRRAARERDPSRVGRHGRAPRRAAGARAHRIRVLRALPRVHRTGPVRPRPVRGDRPADPGDRRGDDDRGDRLRHAAVSGPRRRTAALPLAAARGGLRRGRDPADGTGQPGASAWIGAGIVSPRAKWWIVGLLFAATLLNYLDRQTLAVSSSLVLEDLRLHDGHFGQWLFAFFIAYGVAQIVIGPVLDRFSVVWVYAVAVAAWSLAGASAALASGFWSMLSLRLLLGICESPNWPLALRVVARIFPPGQRPLANGLFQCGTSVGALVAPPIIVHLATRYHWRVAFVVVGLVGLLWTVVWLATTKAWPQLQLQREGTSAAMPSASRAPGAPDTGVLDASPSTVRHILRSPALWGLLVATCFLNPLQYFYISWLPRFFDRYAGVGFGQELANRLVIVYLALDVGLVLGGWLVVGLTRRLGVVPARRLVATVGALCMTGVPIVSWLRSVDFVTVMICVATFGLGCFMVNYLAFASEVSATKVSTATGLLGGAGSLAGAAFMWLVGDTVMRSGGFAFAFAFAGVMPLVALGGLFYATRARPTRRLLPPDARIGAVT; from the coding sequence ATCGCGGGTGCTGATCGAGGAGGCGCTCGCGGCCGGCGTGCGGCGCGTGAGCGTGACCCATCCCGAGTGGGGCGTCACGGCCGTGCCCCTCGACGTGCAGCAGGCGCTCGCGCGCACCGGATTCGTGTACTTCGAGCGCTGCCTCGTGTCCATCGAACCGGACCTGTGCGGCCACGTCCCGTTCGAGGCGATCGTCCGGCAGATCCGGGCGATCGGCGTGGAGACGACGATCGTGGCGACCGACTACGGCATGCCGCAGTATCCGGCCCCCGTCGCCGGACTGCGGCACTACCTCTCGCGGCTGCTCGCGGCGGGCTTCGACGAGGCCGCGATCCGGCGGATGGCACAGGACAACCCGGCGCGTCTGCTTGGATTGGAGCCGGCATCGTGAGCCCACGCGCGAAATGGTGGATCGTAGGGCTGCTGTTCGCCGCGACGCTGCTGAACTATCTGGACCGGCAGACGCTCGCCGTCTCCTCCTCGCTCGTGCTCGAGGATCTGCGCTTGCACGACGGCCACTTCGGCCAATGGCTGTTCGCGTTCTTCATCGCGTATGGTGTGGCGCAGATCGTCATCGGGCCCGTGCTCGATCGATTCTCGGTCGTGTGGGTGTACGCTGTCGCCGTGGCGGCCTGGTCGCTCGCGGGTGCGTCGGCCGCGCTGGCGTCGGGCTTCTGGAGCATGCTGTCATTGCGGCTGCTGCTGGGCATCTGTGAGTCGCCGAACTGGCCGCTCGCGCTGCGAGTGGTCGCACGGATCTTTCCGCCCGGCCAACGACCGCTCGCCAATGGACTCTTCCAATGCGGCACGAGCGTTGGGGCCCTCGTGGCACCGCCGATCATCGTTCATCTGGCCACCAGGTATCACTGGCGTGTCGCGTTCGTCGTGGTCGGGCTCGTCGGCCTCCTCTGGACGGTCGTGTGGTTGGCCACGACGAAGGCCTGGCCGCAGCTGCAGCTGCAGCGCGAAGGCACGTCAGCCGCGATGCCATCAGCCAGTCGCGCGCCGGGCGCGCCGGATACCGGGGTACTCGACGCCTCGCCCTCGACGGTCCGCCACATCCTGCGCTCGCCGGCGCTGTGGGGCCTGCTCGTCGCGACCTGTTTCCTGAATCCACTGCAGTATTTCTACATCAGCTGGCTGCCGCGCTTCTTCGATCGGTACGCAGGCGTGGGCTTCGGACAGGAGCTGGCGAACCGGCTCGTCATCGTCTATCTCGCGCTCGACGTCGGCCTGGTGCTGGGCGGATGGCTCGTCGTGGGGCTCACGCGTCGGCTGGGCGTGGTGCCGGCGCGCCGTCTGGTCGCCACCGTTGGTGCACTCTGCATGACGGGCGTGCCGATAGTCTCCTGGCTTCGAAGCGTTGATTTCGTGACGGTCATGATCTGCGTCGCAACCTTCGGCCTGGGCTGCTTCATGGTGAACTATCTCGCGTTCGCGTCGGAGGTGTCGGCAACGAAGGTGTCGACGGCCACCGGCCTCCTCGGAGGCGCCGGATCGCTGGCCGGCGCCGCGTTCATGTGGCTGGTCGGCGACACGGTGATGCGAAGCGGCGGCTTC